In Lotus japonicus ecotype B-129 chromosome 5, LjGifu_v1.2, one genomic interval encodes:
- the LOC130721400 gene encoding cold-regulated protein 27, translated as MDKQMQGIMQTEEWTDEKHSMYIKSIEASFVSQLYESKQPATTYGQFKVHRGGFWQKISFERENPQMSSTSRINQCADLTANPWIQHYRSSRVAAPSLTSEVVKFGQKKGISSKSGQFHLSESYVSDQDMICDDTEMSDQNFIDEEEEGENENSIGNVKRHTSMATDAKANDQMVPIRKSSSIGDVTKKCVSAV; from the exons ATGGATAAGCAGATGCAG GGAATTATGCAAACGGAAGAATGGACAGATGAGAAACACAGCATGTATATCAAGTCCATAGAAGCATCTTTTGTTAGTCAGTTATATGAATCCAAGCAACCTGCTACCACTTATGGCCAG TTTAAGGTCCATCGCGGTGGCTTTTGGCAAAAGATAAGTTTTGAGAGGGAGAATCCGCAAATGAGTAGTACTAGTAGGATTAACCAGTGCGCTGATTTAACAGCAAATCCATGGATTCAACACTACCGATCTTCACGTGTAGCAGCTCCATCCCTTACAAGTGAAGTTGTTAAATTTGGCCAAAAGAAGGGAATTTCCTCTAAATCTGGGCAATTTCATTTGTCTGAATCATATGTATCTGATcaagatatgatatgtgatgatACAG AGATGTCAGATCAGAACTTcattgatgaagaagaggaaggtgaaaatgaaaacagCATAGGCAACGTGAAACGACATACATCTATGGCAACTGATGCAAAAGCCAATGATCag ATGGTCCCTATCAGAAAATCTTCTTCCATTGGAGATGTTACGAAGAAATGTGTTTCTGCTGTTTAG